The following are from one region of the Moritella sp. 24 genome:
- a CDS encoding dicarboxylate/amino acid:cation symporter, whose protein sequence is MDKSLSSKIFISLFVGLLLGTIVQYGFGAGSFLDTYFVGAATAVGTMFVSLIKLMVVPLVFISIVCGVCELKDIKSFGRLGGKTFFLYLANTAVAITVALIVAMIVQPGVGANLAELGGTAVTLATTETPDIGQLIVNIVPSNPVQAFASGDMLQIIFMAIITGLAIQALDKKGGPAINAFQIANDIMMKLVSLIMSFAPFGVFALMIQLGATLDGATLASVASYVGLVVALLVVWILVVYPLAVWATTGIRPATFRRQIREQFLFSLSTASSNATIPVTMRTLTEKIGVSKTVAGFGVPLGATMNMSGVSIYISIATVFAANAYGTPIQVTDLFTMGLTILLLSVGAGGVPGGGIVMIGVLLTQLGLPVEALAIIAAVDRINDMFCTSANVIGDTAVNTIVAKSEGELNVDVANAEPQGEAKTA, encoded by the coding sequence ATGGATAAATCACTAAGTTCGAAAATATTTATATCCCTGTTTGTGGGCTTGTTACTGGGTACAATCGTTCAGTATGGCTTTGGTGCAGGATCGTTCCTTGACACATACTTTGTCGGCGCAGCTACTGCAGTCGGTACCATGTTTGTATCACTAATTAAATTAATGGTAGTTCCACTAGTTTTCATCTCTATTGTATGTGGTGTATGTGAACTGAAAGACATTAAAAGTTTTGGTCGCCTAGGTGGCAAAACATTCTTCCTATATCTAGCTAATACAGCTGTTGCAATCACAGTGGCACTTATTGTTGCAATGATTGTACAACCAGGTGTTGGCGCTAACCTTGCTGAACTAGGTGGTACTGCGGTAACACTAGCAACAACTGAAACGCCAGATATCGGTCAACTTATTGTAAACATCGTACCAAGCAACCCTGTTCAAGCATTTGCTTCTGGTGACATGTTACAAATCATCTTCATGGCAATCATCACTGGTCTAGCGATTCAAGCTCTAGACAAGAAAGGTGGTCCAGCGATCAATGCATTCCAAATCGCAAATGACATCATGATGAAACTTGTTAGCCTAATCATGAGCTTTGCCCCGTTTGGTGTATTCGCGTTAATGATTCAATTAGGTGCGACACTTGATGGTGCAACACTGGCTTCAGTAGCTAGCTATGTTGGTCTAGTTGTAGCGTTACTTGTTGTTTGGATTCTAGTTGTTTACCCACTAGCAGTATGGGCTACTACAGGTATCCGTCCAGCTACGTTCCGTCGTCAGATTCGTGAGCAGTTCCTATTCTCACTATCTACTGCGAGCTCAAACGCAACTATCCCTGTAACAATGCGTACACTAACTGAGAAAATCGGTGTATCTAAAACAGTTGCTGGTTTCGGTGTTCCACTAGGCGCGACAATGAACATGTCTGGTGTATCTATCTACATCTCAATTGCAACAGTATTTGCTGCAAACGCATACGGCACACCAATCCAAGTGACTGACTTGTTCACTATGGGTCTAACAATTCTATTATTATCAGTAGGCGCAGGTGGTGTACCTGGTGGCGGTATCGTGATGATCGGTGTGTTACTAACACAACTTGGTCTACCTGTTGAAGCACTAGCAATCATCGCTGCGGTTGACCGTATCAACGATATGTTCTGTACTTCTGCTAACGTTATCGGTGATACAGCGGTTAACACTATCGTTGCTAAATCTGAAGGCGAGCTAAACGTTGATGTTGCTAACGCAGAACCTCAAGGTGAAGCTAAAACAGCTTAA
- a CDS encoding glucosaminidase domain-containing protein has product MQKKITALLLIIGLGLFGLYTFLQPDDKEPVPDFAAISDVNAKKTAFFNYLQPAFDVVTAEVLAERALLTTWQAKAVLTEQDQAQLQDIAEMYKVTADSDKLLITKLLAQVDVIPEELVFSQSANETGWGTSRFAKLGHNFFGQWCFSKGCGIVPNQRDEGADHEVASFDSIEASVRSYFRNINRNQSYLPLRDIRTELSANGQTINACALAAGLINYSERKEAYIAEIRAMIRHNRKFWRNNEKTDYRLCAAPKPVVTEVVVEDAIELPETITLTPDSTIVEAKNNDSTIVESNKIMDTVENSSVSTEE; this is encoded by the coding sequence ATGCAAAAGAAAATAACTGCTTTACTCCTTATTATAGGATTAGGTCTTTTCGGCCTGTACACCTTCCTTCAACCTGATGATAAAGAACCTGTCCCAGATTTTGCTGCTATCAGTGATGTTAACGCTAAGAAAACGGCATTCTTTAATTACCTGCAACCTGCCTTTGATGTTGTTACTGCTGAAGTATTAGCAGAGCGAGCTTTGCTTACAACGTGGCAAGCTAAAGCTGTATTAACGGAACAAGATCAAGCACAACTACAAGACATCGCAGAGATGTATAAAGTGACTGCAGATAGTGACAAGTTACTCATTACTAAGCTGCTTGCACAAGTTGACGTGATCCCTGAAGAATTAGTATTTAGTCAATCAGCGAATGAAACTGGCTGGGGTACATCGCGTTTTGCTAAATTAGGGCATAACTTCTTTGGTCAGTGGTGTTTTAGTAAAGGGTGCGGCATTGTGCCAAATCAACGCGACGAAGGTGCCGATCATGAAGTGGCAAGTTTTGATTCAATAGAAGCGTCTGTGCGCTCGTATTTCCGCAACATTAATCGTAATCAAAGCTACTTACCATTACGTGACATACGTACTGAGCTAAGTGCTAACGGCCAAACAATCAATGCGTGTGCGCTTGCCGCCGGGTTGATTAATTACTCAGAAAGAAAAGAAGCCTATATTGCAGAAATTCGCGCGATGATTCGTCATAACCGTAAATTTTGGCGTAATAATGAAAAAACTGATTATCGTTTATGTGCCGCGCCAAAACCAGTCGTAACAGAAGTTGTTGTAGAAGACGCGATTGAATTACCGGAAACAATTACCTTAACGCCAGATTCAACTATTGTTGAAGCGAAAAATAATGATTCAACAATAGTTGAATCTAATAAGATAATGGATACCGTTGAAAATAGTTCTGTAAGCACAGAAGAGTAA
- the ald gene encoding alanine dehydrogenase: protein MIIGVPKEIKNHEYRVGMTPASARELISHGHTVYVETFAGAGIGFSDSDYETVGAKILTTAAEVFETADMIVKVKEPQAVERAMLRDGQVLFTYLHLAPDLPQTEDLIKSNAICIAYETVTDVNGGLPLLAPMSAVAGRMSIQAGAQALEKSQGGCGLLMGGVPGVAPANVVVIGGGVVGMNAAKMAVGMGASVTMLDRNLTVLANLDNQFDGRLKVVYSTHDAIEKYVLEADLVIGAVLVPGAAAPKLVTKDLISRMKPGAAVVDVAIDQGGCFETSHATTHQDPTYIIDDVVHYCVANMPGAVAKTSTFALNNATLPYIIKLANLGWKEALIQDEHLLNGLNVIAGQVTVQDVAEAHNLPFVAPKSMIL, encoded by the coding sequence ATGATTATCGGCGTACCTAAAGAAATTAAAAACCATGAGTATCGCGTAGGTATGACTCCTGCAAGTGCAAGAGAGCTTATTTCACATGGCCATACAGTTTATGTTGAAACATTTGCTGGTGCTGGTATTGGTTTTAGCGATAGTGATTATGAAACTGTTGGTGCAAAAATCTTAACAACTGCTGCAGAAGTTTTCGAAACTGCTGACATGATTGTTAAAGTAAAAGAGCCACAAGCAGTTGAACGTGCAATGTTACGTGATGGCCAAGTGTTATTCACTTACTTACACCTTGCACCTGATTTACCGCAAACTGAAGACCTAATTAAAAGTAACGCAATCTGTATCGCTTACGAAACAGTAACTGACGTAAACGGTGGTCTACCACTTCTTGCGCCTATGTCTGCTGTTGCTGGTCGTATGTCAATTCAAGCTGGTGCACAAGCATTAGAAAAATCACAAGGTGGTTGTGGTCTTCTTATGGGCGGCGTACCGGGTGTTGCTCCTGCAAACGTTGTTGTTATCGGCGGCGGTGTTGTTGGTATGAACGCAGCTAAAATGGCTGTAGGTATGGGCGCTAGCGTAACTATGTTAGACCGTAACCTTACAGTACTAGCTAACCTAGACAACCAATTCGATGGCCGTCTAAAAGTAGTTTACTCTACACATGATGCAATTGAAAAATATGTACTAGAAGCTGACCTAGTAATTGGTGCTGTATTAGTTCCAGGTGCTGCAGCGCCTAAACTAGTAACTAAAGACCTAATTTCACGCATGAAGCCTGGCGCTGCTGTTGTTGACGTTGCAATCGACCAAGGTGGTTGTTTCGAAACTTCACATGCTACAACACACCAAGACCCAACTTACATCATTGATGACGTTGTTCACTACTGTGTTGCTAACATGCCTGGTGCTGTTGCGAAAACGTCTACATTCGCATTAAACAATGCAACGCTACCGTACATCATCAAGCTTGCTAACCTAGGTTGGAAAGAAGCACTAATCCAAGATGAGCACCTACTAAACGGCCTAAACGTAATTGCTGGCCAAGTAACTGTTCAAGATGTTGCTGAAGCACATAACTTACCGTTCGTTGCACCAAAGAGCATGATTCTATAA
- the ilvD gene encoding dihydroxy-acid dehydratase, protein MPKLRSATSTQGRNMAGARALWRATGTREEDFGKPIIAIANSFTQFVPGHVHLKDMGQLVADEILKAGGIAKEFNTIAIDDGIAMGHDGMLYSLPSRDLIADSVEYMVNAHCADALVCISNCDKITPGMLMAALRLNIPVIFISGGPMEAGKTKLSDQLIKLDLVDAMVMGADKNVSDEDVEKVERSACPTCGSCSGMFTANSMNCLTEALGLSQPGNGSLVATHADREELFLNAGRRIVDLCKRYYEQDDESVLPRNIANRDAFENAMTLDIAMGGSTNTVLHLIAAAIEGEVDYSLADMDALSRKVPQLCKVAPSTPLYHMEDVHRAGGVMGILGELNRAGLLHTDNMTVMGMTMAEQLAKFDIVTTESEAVKKMYSAGPAGIRTTKAFSQDCRWDSLDDDRANGCIRSIENAYSQEGGLAVLTGNIAIDGAVVKTAGVADDNLLFRGTARVFESQDSAVSAILASEIKAGDVVVIRYEGPKGGPGMQEMLYPTSYLKSMGLGKECALITDGRFSGGTSGLSIGHASPEAASGGLIGLVEDGDIIDINIPERSMNLIVADDVLDARRSEMESRGDLAWKPVEKRERKVTQALRIYGHFATSADKGAVRDKNLI, encoded by the coding sequence ATGCCTAAACTGCGTTCTGCAACATCTACCCAAGGCCGTAATATGGCTGGTGCTCGCGCCTTGTGGCGTGCTACTGGTACCCGAGAAGAAGATTTCGGCAAGCCTATTATTGCGATTGCCAATTCATTTACCCAATTTGTACCGGGCCACGTTCATCTCAAAGACATGGGCCAATTAGTTGCCGATGAAATTTTGAAAGCGGGCGGTATCGCAAAAGAATTTAATACGATTGCTATTGATGATGGTATCGCAATGGGCCACGATGGTATGCTATATAGCTTACCATCACGAGATTTGATTGCTGACTCTGTTGAATACATGGTTAATGCTCATTGCGCGGATGCGCTGGTATGTATTTCTAACTGCGACAAGATCACTCCAGGTATGTTAATGGCGGCTTTACGTCTTAATATTCCGGTTATCTTTATTTCCGGTGGTCCAATGGAAGCGGGTAAAACCAAACTTTCAGATCAACTGATTAAACTTGATCTTGTTGATGCCATGGTGATGGGTGCAGATAAAAATGTATCTGATGAAGATGTTGAAAAAGTAGAACGTAGCGCGTGTCCGACTTGTGGCTCATGTTCAGGTATGTTCACTGCAAACTCAATGAACTGTTTAACAGAAGCATTAGGGTTATCACAACCGGGTAATGGTTCACTCGTTGCTACGCATGCAGATCGTGAAGAATTATTCTTAAATGCAGGTCGTCGCATTGTTGATCTGTGTAAGCGTTATTATGAACAAGATGATGAATCAGTATTACCGCGAAATATTGCGAATCGTGATGCGTTTGAAAATGCCATGACGCTTGATATTGCGATGGGTGGCTCAACGAATACTGTGCTGCATTTAATCGCGGCTGCCATTGAAGGAGAAGTTGATTATAGCTTGGCTGATATGGATGCATTATCCCGTAAAGTACCGCAGTTATGTAAAGTCGCACCGTCAACGCCACTTTATCATATGGAAGATGTGCATCGCGCCGGTGGCGTAATGGGTATCTTGGGTGAGTTGAACCGTGCTGGTTTATTGCATACTGACAATATGACCGTAATGGGCATGACGATGGCTGAGCAGTTAGCTAAGTTTGATATTGTTACGACTGAATCTGAAGCTGTGAAGAAAATGTATTCGGCTGGTCCTGCAGGTATTCGAACGACTAAAGCATTCAGCCAAGATTGCCGTTGGGATTCACTGGACGATGATCGCGCTAACGGTTGTATCCGTTCAATCGAAAATGCCTACAGTCAAGAAGGCGGTCTTGCTGTATTGACGGGGAATATTGCTATCGATGGTGCGGTCGTTAAAACAGCGGGTGTTGCTGATGATAACTTGTTGTTCCGTGGTACTGCACGTGTATTTGAAAGCCAAGATTCTGCGGTAAGTGCTATTTTAGCCAGTGAAATTAAAGCGGGTGATGTGGTTGTTATTCGTTATGAAGGGCCGAAAGGTGGTCCGGGTATGCAAGAAATGCTATATCCAACCAGTTATCTAAAATCAATGGGACTTGGTAAAGAGTGTGCATTGATTACTGATGGACGTTTCTCCGGTGGTACTTCGGGCCTATCTATTGGTCACGCATCACCTGAAGCGGCAAGTGGCGGCTTGATCGGTCTTGTTGAAGATGGCGATATTATTGATATTAATATCCCTGAACGTTCAATGAATTTGATTGTTGCTGATGACGTTCTTGACGCTCGTCGTAGTGAAATGGAAAGCCGTGGCGATCTAGCGTGGAAGCCTGTTGAAAAGCGTGAACGTAAAGTAACACAAGCGTTACGCATTTACGGTCACTTCGCAACAAGTGCAGATAAAGGTGCGGTACGCGATAAAAATCTTATTTAA
- a CDS encoding branched-chain amino acid transaminase translates to MANTEQQVWFNGKMVPESQAQVSVFTHALHYGSSVFEGIRAYDTPKGPAIFRLQEHIQRLFDSAKIYGWTIPYSKQEIEQACKDAVLANGLTNAYLRPLAYIGNVGLGLTPKSTVCDALVAAMNWGAYLGDESLEEGVDVCVTSWNRLAPNTIPTGAKAGGNYLSSQLISSEAKRHGYAEGIALDVNGTISEGAGENLFFVKNGVIHTPPTTACILPGLTRNTLMVLARDFGYEVREEPIAREAMYLADEMFMCGTAAEVVPVRSVDRIEIGTGKRGPITERLQTAYFALIKGQSEDKWGWLDYVADPS, encoded by the coding sequence ATGGCGAATACTGAACAGCAAGTTTGGTTTAATGGCAAGATGGTTCCAGAGTCTCAGGCTCAAGTGAGTGTATTTACGCATGCATTACATTATGGTTCATCTGTATTTGAAGGTATTCGTGCATATGATACGCCAAAAGGTCCGGCTATTTTCCGTTTACAAGAACACATCCAACGTTTGTTCGATTCAGCTAAGATCTATGGTTGGACTATCCCGTATTCAAAACAAGAAATAGAACAAGCGTGTAAAGATGCCGTATTAGCGAATGGGCTTACTAATGCTTACTTACGTCCATTGGCTTATATTGGTAATGTTGGCTTAGGTCTCACACCAAAATCAACCGTGTGTGATGCGCTTGTCGCTGCAATGAATTGGGGTGCTTACCTTGGCGATGAAAGTTTAGAAGAGGGCGTGGATGTTTGTGTTACATCTTGGAACCGTCTTGCTCCAAATACTATACCTACGGGCGCTAAAGCCGGTGGCAATTATTTATCATCACAGCTGATTTCATCAGAAGCGAAGCGTCATGGTTATGCGGAAGGCATTGCACTTGATGTAAACGGGACAATTTCTGAAGGCGCGGGTGAAAACTTATTCTTTGTTAAAAATGGCGTAATCCATACACCACCGACAACGGCTTGTATCCTACCGGGTTTAACGCGTAATACATTAATGGTACTCGCTCGAGACTTTGGTTATGAAGTTCGAGAAGAACCTATTGCGCGTGAAGCGATGTATTTAGCGGACGAAATGTTCATGTGCGGTACTGCCGCTGAAGTGGTACCAGTACGTTCGGTTGACCGTATTGAAATTGGTACTGGTAAACGTGGACCGATTACAGAGAGATTACAAACGGCTTACTTTGCATTGATTAAAGGTCAAAGTGAAGATAAGTGGGGCTGGTTAGACTACGTCGCTGATCCAAGCTAA
- the ilvM gene encoding acetolactate synthase 2 small subunit: MMSAKQVHEVVIEANNTPEVLERILRVIRHRGFRISTLNSVQMNDCNNIKITVTVSGERPIDLLYKQLDKLFDVSKLSYQQSTAI; the protein is encoded by the coding sequence ATGATGAGTGCTAAACAAGTACATGAAGTGGTTATTGAAGCGAATAATACCCCTGAAGTTTTAGAGCGTATCTTACGTGTTATTCGTCACCGAGGTTTTCGTATCAGCACGTTGAATTCGGTGCAAATGAATGATTGCAATAATATTAAGATAACGGTTACAGTATCTGGTGAACGACCAATCGATTTACTCTATAAGCAGTTAGATAAACTTTTTGATGTGAGTAAATTAAGCTATCAACAAAGTACTGCGATATAA
- the ilvG gene encoding acetolactate synthase 2 catalytic subunit, with protein sequence MKATEFIVNALRKQGVTQVFGYPGGAIMPLYDALYDGGVSHLLARHEQGAVMAALGYARAGERVGVCIATSGPGATNIVTGLAEAMADSIPLVAFTGQVPSALIGVDTFQEVDILGMTLSCTKHSFLVEDQNDLDRIIAEAFTIATTGRPGPVLIDIPKDIQLAEMAVETVSELPVLPALDGLVEAQVTAARVLLHAAKKPILYVGGGVGMADAVPELRELAAALDIPIVSTLKGIGSPDPEHPYYLGMLGMHGLKAANLAVQESDLLIAVGARFDDRVTGKLDEFAPHAKIIHLDIDACEHNKLRVANVAISTDLKLILPALKMTLDIAPWRLHTLEMKVETAFRYDHPGIAIYAPLLLKQLSASLPEDHFVACDVGQHQMWTAQHMTFTQPENLLSSAGFGTMGFGLPAAVGAALARPDAMPVVVTGDGSIMMNIQELATINRAKLPVKIVLIDNQRLGMVRQWQTLFFDGRLSQTILDDNPDFVALAAACGIPGEAIVVKEQVQPAIDRMLASSGAYFLHVQISEQENVWPLVPPGVNNGEMLEQYDEC encoded by the coding sequence ATGAAAGCAACAGAGTTTATTGTAAATGCTTTACGTAAACAGGGGGTAACTCAGGTATTCGGTTATCCAGGTGGCGCGATCATGCCGTTATATGATGCGCTATATGATGGTGGTGTTTCACATTTGCTTGCTCGACATGAACAAGGCGCTGTTATGGCTGCGCTTGGTTATGCACGTGCGGGTGAACGAGTGGGGGTTTGTATTGCGACTTCAGGTCCAGGCGCAACGAATATTGTGACTGGTTTGGCTGAAGCGATGGCTGATTCTATACCACTGGTTGCTTTTACTGGTCAGGTACCAAGTGCGTTAATTGGCGTTGATACGTTCCAAGAAGTGGATATTCTTGGCATGACGTTATCATGTACTAAGCACAGTTTCTTAGTTGAAGATCAAAATGATTTAGATCGTATTATTGCTGAGGCATTTACGATTGCAACGACTGGCCGCCCTGGACCTGTTTTAATTGATATACCTAAAGACATTCAACTTGCTGAAATGGCAGTTGAAACGGTATCTGAATTACCCGTACTACCTGCATTAGATGGTTTAGTTGAAGCGCAAGTCACCGCTGCTCGCGTGTTATTACACGCGGCTAAAAAACCGATTTTATATGTAGGTGGTGGTGTTGGTATGGCGGATGCTGTACCTGAGTTGCGTGAATTAGCTGCCGCATTAGACATTCCTATTGTAAGTACATTAAAAGGTATCGGTTCTCCGGATCCTGAACATCCTTATTATTTAGGCATGCTGGGTATGCATGGCTTAAAAGCAGCAAACTTAGCAGTGCAAGAAAGTGATCTCTTGATTGCTGTTGGCGCTCGTTTTGATGATCGTGTGACCGGTAAACTTGATGAATTCGCACCACATGCCAAGATTATTCATCTTGATATTGATGCTTGTGAACATAATAAATTACGTGTTGCGAATGTTGCGATTTCAACGGATCTAAAATTAATTCTACCGGCGTTAAAAATGACGCTAGATATTGCCCCTTGGCGATTGCACACGCTAGAGATGAAAGTTGAAACAGCTTTCCGCTATGACCATCCTGGTATTGCTATTTATGCACCTTTATTACTGAAGCAATTATCCGCTAGCTTACCTGAAGACCATTTTGTGGCCTGCGATGTTGGCCAGCATCAGATGTGGACTGCACAACATATGACGTTTACACAACCTGAAAATCTGTTATCGAGTGCTGGTTTTGGCACGATGGGTTTTGGTCTGCCTGCTGCTGTCGGTGCTGCGTTAGCACGTCCCGATGCAATGCCTGTTGTGGTAACCGGTGACGGCTCTATCATGATGAACATTCAAGAATTAGCGACAATTAATCGGGCAAAATTGCCGGTTAAAATTGTACTGATTGATAATCAACGATTGGGAATGGTTCGCCAATGGCAAACGCTATTCTTTGATGGACGTTTATCGCAAACGATTTTAGATGATAACCCTGACTTTGTTGCTTTAGCTGCAGCGTGCGGTATTCCTGGTGAAGCGATTGTCGTTAAAGAACAAGTGCAACCAGCAATCGATCGCATGTTAGCAAGCTCGGGTGCATATTTCTTACATGTACAAATATCAGAACAAGAAAATGTGTGGCCTTTAGTACCACCCGGTGTAAATAACGGTGAGATGTTGGAGCAATATGATGAGTGCTAA